In Halobaculum sp. XH14, a single genomic region encodes these proteins:
- a CDS encoding NADH:flavin oxidoreductase translates to MANARPPALDTPFEIGGVTVPNRLYRAPLLECAGNGPGAVDALVAELEPAAAAGAGLVCQGATIVRPEGGCAAPGMTRVHDPEFVAELERLTDAIHAHGGKIAVQLEHGGLRSMETWHREFRRANPDLHQLAVSEPPFVLRALDGAGLLSYDPHVLSTSEVYDLAADFGRSAAMAVDAGYDLIHLAGANMGIVHQFLSPFYNRRDDEFGDGARFLELVREEIGDRAGDVPVMTKVPAETDAPPFVRRRLSADDCVRLCERLDAAGYDALVPVSGSVFWDMSIVRGEFPARSWRDERFREGYAAAFGSRPRAALVALANWVESLGYGFDPAWNEALCRRVRERVDVPVLCEGGVRDGATIDRLLGDACDAVGMGRPFYAEPRLPARLLDRATGSGAAARDGTGGSGDATDGQVAVACENCNNCVVPQAAGEAGVCRTPAVLGRVGERRAADEYDRPDGSD, encoded by the coding sequence ATGGCAAACGCGCGACCTCCGGCGCTCGACACGCCGTTCGAGATCGGCGGGGTCACCGTCCCGAACCGGCTCTACCGCGCCCCGCTGCTCGAGTGCGCCGGGAACGGCCCCGGCGCGGTCGACGCGCTCGTCGCCGAACTGGAGCCGGCCGCCGCGGCCGGAGCGGGGCTCGTCTGCCAGGGGGCGACCATCGTCCGGCCCGAGGGCGGCTGTGCCGCGCCGGGGATGACCCGCGTCCACGACCCGGAGTTCGTCGCCGAACTCGAGCGGCTCACCGATGCGATCCACGCCCACGGCGGGAAGATCGCCGTCCAGCTCGAACACGGCGGGCTGCGCTCGATGGAGACGTGGCACCGCGAGTTCCGCCGAGCCAATCCGGACCTGCACCAGCTCGCCGTCTCGGAGCCGCCGTTCGTCCTTCGCGCACTCGACGGGGCGGGACTCCTCTCGTACGACCCGCACGTGCTCTCCACGAGCGAGGTGTACGACCTGGCGGCCGACTTCGGCCGCTCCGCGGCGATGGCGGTCGACGCCGGCTACGACCTGATTCACCTCGCCGGCGCGAACATGGGCATCGTCCACCAGTTCCTCTCCCCGTTCTACAACCGGCGCGACGACGAGTTCGGCGACGGCGCGCGCTTCCTCGAACTCGTTCGCGAGGAGATCGGCGACCGTGCCGGCGACGTCCCGGTGATGACCAAGGTGCCCGCCGAGACCGACGCGCCGCCGTTCGTCCGCCGCCGGCTCTCGGCCGACGACTGCGTCCGGCTCTGCGAGCGGCTCGACGCCGCCGGCTACGACGCGCTCGTCCCCGTCTCCGGCTCCGTCTTCTGGGACATGAGCATCGTCAGGGGCGAGTTTCCGGCCCGGTCCTGGCGCGACGAGCGGTTCCGCGAGGGGTACGCCGCCGCCTTCGGCTCCCGGCCGCGCGCGGCGCTCGTCGCGCTGGCGAACTGGGTCGAGTCGCTGGGCTACGGGTTCGACCCGGCGTGGAACGAGGCGCTCTGCCGGCGGGTCCGCGAGCGCGTCGACGTGCCGGTGCTCTGTGAGGGCGGCGTCCGGGACGGGGCCACGATCGACCGACTCCTCGGCGACGCCTGCGACGCCGTCGGGATGGGACGACCGTTCTACGCGGAACCGCGGCTGCCCGCCCGCCTGCTCGACCGGGCGACCGGATCCGGTGCAGCAGCACGCGACGGGACGGGCGGGTCCGGGGACGCGACCGACGGCCAGGTGGCGGTCGCCTGCGAGAACTGCAACAACTGCGTCGTCCCGCAGGCCGCCGGCGAGGCCGGCGTCTGCCGGACGCCGGCCGTGCTGGGCCGCGTGGGGGAGCGTCGTGCGGCCGACGAGTACGACCGCCCGGACGGGTCCGATTAG
- the nthA gene encoding nitrile hydratase subunit alpha has translation MKEDAGERTSTAARDLRDVDPQARARALQSLLVEEGILSTDAVDEVVSTYESEVGPMNGARVIARAWTDPDYRERLLEDGISAVAELDIGVNDEVMELRVVENAPDVHNVVVCTLCSCYPWAVLGLPPTWYKSPAYRSRVVDEPRALLREEFDTDLPDSVDVEVWDSNSEIRYMVLPQRPGGTDDLSEDELADLVTRNAMIGVERLGGVEA, from the coding sequence ATGAAAGAGGACGCGGGAGAACGAACGAGCACCGCCGCGCGTGACCTCCGCGACGTCGACCCACAGGCGCGGGCGCGGGCGCTCCAGTCGCTGCTCGTGGAGGAGGGCATCCTGAGCACCGACGCCGTGGACGAGGTCGTCTCCACCTACGAGAGCGAGGTGGGACCGATGAACGGCGCGCGGGTCATCGCGCGGGCCTGGACCGACCCCGACTACCGCGAGCGGCTGCTCGAGGACGGCATCTCGGCGGTCGCCGAACTCGACATCGGCGTCAACGACGAGGTGATGGAGCTCCGGGTCGTCGAGAACGCGCCCGACGTCCACAACGTCGTCGTCTGCACGCTCTGCTCGTGTTACCCCTGGGCCGTGCTGGGCCTCCCGCCGACGTGGTACAAGTCGCCGGCGTACCGCTCCCGCGTCGTCGACGAACCGCGGGCCCTCCTGCGCGAGGAGTTCGACACCGACCTCCCGGATTCGGTCGACGTGGAGGTGTGGGACTCCAACTCGGAGATCAGGTACATGGTGCTTCCACAGCGCCCCGGGGGGACCGACGACCTGAGCGAGGACGAACTCGCCGACCTCGTCACGCGGAACGCGATGATCGGCGTCGAACGGCTCGGGGGTGTCGAGGCGTGA
- a CDS encoding digeranylgeranylglycerophospholipid reductase translates to MSETYDAVIAGAGPAGAQCARDIAARGYDVVVLETEGEDEFPSRSNKSTAGTFPSTMTSFGVPDDVVMNFTDSVVIESPTGHFDRTQSGAVLEFADFKNWLVEEGRADGAEYRFDARVSKPLMEGGEIVGVVYDGDEEVRGEVIIDATGPSAPLAKKLGVVDLQREKQAIGVEYEYEGVDVDPDGYANLTDAMMLRLDHRMAPGGYSWLFHTGGDTAKVGVCYIQNAAHRENAREDFTIDDYLTNWVDSDPRFADAERLEGKQHRGSAHIQPPTSMSTDGFMAIGDTVPTLDPLWGEGIDKCMRSGRAAAATVDACLTPEEPDTSAEAVSVYDRLWHDEVAPKARTRLVMTELLYLASNDRYDRLVADLNRLGPDTLTKANQGNVRAILNLLRPGDAPLLAKYLRNRYLG, encoded by the coding sequence ATGAGTGAGACATACGACGCGGTGATCGCCGGCGCGGGGCCAGCGGGGGCCCAGTGTGCCCGCGACATCGCCGCACGCGGCTACGACGTGGTCGTCCTCGAGACCGAGGGCGAAGACGAGTTCCCGAGCAGGAGCAACAAGTCCACGGCGGGGACGTTCCCCTCCACCATGACCTCGTTCGGGGTGCCGGACGACGTGGTGATGAACTTCACCGACAGCGTCGTCATCGAGTCCCCGACGGGTCACTTCGACCGGACGCAGTCGGGCGCAGTCCTGGAGTTCGCCGACTTCAAGAACTGGCTCGTCGAGGAGGGTCGCGCCGACGGGGCCGAGTACCGCTTCGACGCGCGCGTCTCGAAGCCGCTGATGGAGGGCGGCGAGATCGTGGGCGTCGTCTACGACGGCGACGAGGAGGTGCGCGGCGAGGTGATCATCGACGCCACGGGGCCGAGCGCCCCGCTGGCGAAGAAACTCGGCGTCGTCGACCTCCAGCGGGAGAAGCAGGCCATCGGCGTCGAGTACGAGTACGAGGGCGTCGACGTGGACCCGGACGGCTACGCCAACCTGACCGACGCGATGATGCTCAGGCTCGACCATCGGATGGCGCCCGGCGGCTACTCGTGGCTGTTCCACACGGGCGGGGACACCGCGAAGGTCGGCGTCTGCTACATCCAGAACGCGGCCCACCGGGAGAACGCCCGCGAGGATTTCACCATCGACGACTACCTCACCAACTGGGTCGATTCGGACCCCCGGTTCGCGGACGCGGAGCGCCTCGAAGGGAAGCAGCACCGCGGCTCCGCGCACATCCAGCCGCCGACGAGCATGTCGACGGACGGCTTCATGGCCATCGGCGACACCGTGCCCACGCTCGACCCGCTGTGGGGCGAGGGAATCGACAAGTGCATGCGCTCGGGCCGGGCCGCCGCGGCCACGGTCGACGCCTGCCTCACCCCCGAAGAGCCGGACACGAGCGCCGAGGCCGTCTCCGTGTACGACCGGCTCTGGCACGACGAGGTCGCGCCGAAGGCCCGGACGCGGCTGGTCATGACGGAACTGCTCTATCTCGCCTCGAACGACCGGTACGACCGGCTGGTCGCGGACCTGAACCGGCTCGGACCGGACACGCTCACGAAGGCGAACCAGGGGAACGTCCGGGCCATCCTGAACCTGCTGAGGCCGGGCGACGCGCCGCTACTGGCGAAGTACCTCCGGAACCGCTATCTGGGGTAG
- a CDS encoding nitrile hydratase accessory protein, whose protein sequence is MSAGDDRRGAGERDHRRPLGDGDSDGPTFAEPWQARAFALAVALTDEEERDRNWDDFQGELVAELDRTPGADDGDEDDYYGAWLAALERFLVERDLVDPDAFAERAAEFAGGDRDAHEFVEGDPHAHADGLPDGHADGSDHHHEHLQHGGDGHHHVDHRRHGDGHAHEGH, encoded by the coding sequence GTGAGCGCCGGGGACGACCGGCGAGGCGCGGGCGAGCGGGACCACCGACGACCGCTCGGCGACGGCGATTCGGACGGCCCGACGTTCGCGGAACCGTGGCAGGCCCGCGCATTCGCGCTCGCCGTGGCGCTCACCGACGAGGAGGAACGGGACCGGAACTGGGACGACTTCCAGGGGGAACTCGTCGCGGAACTCGACCGGACGCCCGGCGCCGACGACGGCGACGAGGACGACTACTACGGCGCCTGGCTCGCGGCGCTCGAACGGTTCCTCGTGGAGCGCGACCTCGTCGACCCCGACGCGTTCGCCGAGCGCGCGGCCGAGTTCGCGGGCGGCGACCGCGACGCCCACGAGTTCGTCGAGGGCGACCCGCACGCACACGCCGACGGCCTGCCGGACGGCCACGCCGACGGGTCGGACCACCATCACGAGCACCTCCAGCACGGCGGCGACGGACACCACCACGTCGACCATCGGCGCCACGGCGACGGCCACGCTCACGAGGGCCACTAG
- a CDS encoding DEAD/DEAH box helicase: MRVDSLPLAPQFVDHFREEGIEELYPPQAAAVEAGVCEGDNVVAAIPTASGKTFVAELGLLTADGPGLYICPLRALAREKYEEFDALPGVDVGISTGDYDSAASDLADHDVVVATSEKVDSAIRNGADWVADLACVVVDEVHLLGEAERGPTLEVTLATLRRRAGDAQVVALSATVDNPEAVAAWLDAELVESEWRPVDLRTGVYAEASVRFDDDTELAVDGIDVDDPASEADAEATAALVRDAVANGGQALAFVRSRREAERLADRLRQAGLAEAAGIGVEAAAVAEEVRDAGGTDVGERLAESAAWGVAFHHAGLRSEHRAVVENAFRDRRLAVICATPTLAAGVNVPARRVVVRDQQRYTGTGTEWLPVLEVHQMCGRAGRPHLDPYGEAVLVGDADDRDELWTRYVEGESEAVESQLRDRAALRTHTLALVATGIAGSQAGVLDALGGTFYASRTPNPDLGGVVGDVIAELIDMDMLEPDGDGIAATPLGSQVSRQYVKPATGRDLVAGIRTAAAMDPGDVTALTALELVCSTPDMHDTYLGERERAAMYQFAREHDAEFTTGMREADDFEAWLESVKTARILAEWVEGATAEELVEGYRIGPGDLESRIERAEWLLGAAEAIADVVDVELPALESTRERLVPEGAAPDETVESVDPNS; encoded by the coding sequence GTGCGCGTCGACTCCCTCCCGCTCGCTCCCCAGTTCGTCGACCACTTCCGGGAGGAGGGTATCGAGGAACTGTACCCGCCGCAGGCCGCCGCCGTCGAGGCCGGCGTCTGCGAGGGCGACAACGTCGTCGCCGCCATCCCGACCGCCTCGGGCAAGACGTTCGTCGCCGAACTCGGCCTGCTCACCGCCGACGGCCCCGGCCTCTACATCTGCCCGCTCCGCGCGCTCGCCCGCGAGAAGTACGAGGAGTTCGACGCCCTGCCCGGCGTGGACGTCGGCATCTCGACGGGCGATTACGACTCCGCGGCGAGCGACCTCGCCGACCACGACGTCGTCGTCGCCACCTCCGAGAAGGTCGACTCGGCCATCCGGAACGGCGCCGACTGGGTCGCCGACCTCGCCTGCGTCGTCGTCGACGAGGTCCACCTGCTCGGCGAGGCCGAGCGCGGCCCGACCCTGGAGGTGACGCTCGCGACGCTCCGCCGCCGCGCGGGCGACGCCCAGGTCGTCGCGCTGTCGGCGACCGTCGACAACCCCGAGGCCGTCGCGGCGTGGCTCGACGCCGAACTCGTCGAGTCCGAGTGGCGACCCGTCGACCTCCGGACGGGCGTGTACGCCGAGGCGTCCGTCCGGTTCGACGACGACACCGAACTCGCGGTCGACGGCATCGACGTCGACGACCCCGCGAGCGAGGCCGACGCCGAGGCGACCGCCGCGCTCGTCCGCGATGCGGTGGCCAACGGCGGGCAGGCGCTCGCGTTCGTCCGCTCGCGGCGGGAGGCCGAACGGCTGGCCGACCGTCTCCGACAGGCGGGGCTCGCCGAGGCGGCCGGCATCGGGGTGGAAGCGGCCGCCGTCGCCGAGGAGGTCCGGGACGCCGGCGGCACCGACGTCGGCGAACGGCTCGCCGAGAGCGCCGCCTGGGGCGTCGCGTTCCACCACGCGGGCCTCCGCTCGGAACACCGCGCGGTCGTGGAGAACGCGTTTCGGGACCGCCGACTTGCGGTCATCTGCGCGACGCCGACGCTCGCCGCCGGGGTAAACGTCCCCGCGCGCCGGGTCGTCGTCCGGGACCAGCAGCGCTACACCGGCACGGGGACCGAGTGGCTGCCCGTCCTCGAGGTCCACCAGATGTGCGGGCGCGCCGGCAGGCCGCACCTCGACCCCTACGGCGAGGCGGTGCTCGTCGGCGACGCGGACGACCGCGACGAGCTCTGGACGCGCTACGTCGAGGGCGAATCCGAGGCCGTCGAGTCACAGCTTCGCGACCGGGCCGCGCTCCGGACCCACACGCTCGCGCTCGTCGCCACCGGCATCGCCGGCTCGCAGGCCGGCGTCCTCGACGCGCTCGGCGGGACGTTCTACGCCTCGCGGACGCCGAACCCGGATCTGGGGGGCGTCGTCGGCGACGTGATCGCCGAACTCATCGACATGGACATGCTCGAACCCGACGGCGACGGCATCGCCGCGACGCCGCTCGGCTCGCAGGTGTCCAGACAGTACGTCAAGCCCGCCACCGGCCGCGACCTGGTCGCCGGCATCCGAACCGCGGCGGCGATGGACCCCGGGGACGTGACCGCGCTCACCGCGCTGGAACTCGTCTGTTCGACCCCGGACATGCACGACACGTACCTCGGCGAGCGCGAGCGGGCCGCCATGTACCAGTTCGCCCGCGAGCATGACGCCGAGTTCACGACGGGGATGCGGGAGGCAGACGACTTCGAGGCGTGGCTCGAGTCGGTGAAGACCGCGAGAATCCTCGCCGAGTGGGTCGAGGGCGCCACCGCCGAGGAACTGGTCGAGGGGTACCGCATCGGCCCGGGCGACCTCGAATCACGAATCGAGCGCGCGGAGTGGCTCCTCGGCGCCGCCGAGGCCATCGCCGACGTCGTCGACGTCGAACTGCCGGCGCTCGAGTCGACGCGGGAACGGCTCGTTCCCGAGGGTGCCGCGCCCGATGAAACGGTCGAGTCGGTCGACCCGAACAGCTAA
- a CDS encoding macro domain-containing protein, producing MEFTVVRGDIADQSADALVNAAGTSLRMGSGVAGALRERGGEELNEAAMELGPVDLGAVAVTDAFGLDAGYVIHAAAMPHYGDGKATEGSIREATRNALAAADERGCESLVLPALGCGVAGFDLREGARLIAEEIRGFDPDSLRDVRFIAYSDGEHRTIRNSVGTN from the coding sequence ATGGAGTTCACCGTCGTCCGGGGCGACATCGCCGACCAGTCGGCGGACGCGCTCGTGAACGCGGCCGGCACGAGCCTCCGGATGGGCAGCGGTGTGGCCGGCGCGCTCAGAGAACGGGGCGGCGAGGAACTGAACGAGGCCGCGATGGAACTGGGACCGGTCGACCTCGGCGCGGTCGCCGTCACCGACGCGTTCGGCCTCGACGCCGGGTACGTGATCCACGCCGCCGCGATGCCCCACTACGGGGACGGGAAGGCAACCGAGGGGAGCATCCGCGAGGCGACGCGGAACGCGCTCGCCGCGGCCGACGAACGCGGCTGTGAGTCGCTGGTGCTCCCGGCGCTCGGCTGTGGCGTCGCGGGGTTCGACCTCCGGGAGGGGGCGCGGCTCATCGCCGAGGAGATCCGCGGGTTCGACCCCGACTCGCTCCGCGACGTCCGGTTCATCGCGTACTCGGACGGGGAGCATCGGACGATTCGGAACTCGGTCGGGACGAACTGA
- a CDS encoding S9 family peptidase gives MSELPIDAYYDLTQVLDVVLSPDGDRVAYLADEFDADADERVASLFVVPADGSREPHRLTRVPGAGSPTWGPDGDRLAFLAPREEDTERRVGGDDAESDADDGTDGDDAGDEPGGQAGDDEEPKQQVWLFDLALGGDARQVTEFEEGAKEFDWGPEGERLVVAARDPTDEESAYLDERTEGGPLETERLQHKLDGVGYTDTVRTYLHMVDVDSGEAEKLEGAHDGGAFADLSGLQPAWGPTDRIAFCAYHGEDGDATLVTDLFTVDPGGGDLRKLTDSELSVDSPSWSPSGERLAFAGGDPVNWCIPTQAHVTADEADAGSESLTADLDRTLARGAPLDWADDDTLYTTIGDEARTRLVRVSTDGAVDRTFEAQGDGRALATVDVGDERTAFTFSHPGEGQDVYAVDTADLAGGSGADSATDLDAGAGEEPDSLVRLSAVNAGLTDEYAMPEARRVEWESDGESISGIVYHDPDVDPADGDHPLVVAIHGGPVSYDEPVFSFDHAVLTSRGYVVLRPNYRGGSSFGRDFCEALHGQWGTHEVTDVANGVASMVERGWVDPERVFGYGFSYGGIAQGFLVTQEPELFTAAAPEHGIYDLRSAYGTDDAHLWMENEYGYPWEVPEEIDASSAITDAGNIETPLLVTAGGEDWRCPPSQSEQLYVAAKAQGVDARLILYEDEHHDIGTPDRAIHRLEELTAWYERHDPAVDSADATDPHGRADEE, from the coding sequence ATGAGCGAACTCCCCATCGACGCCTACTACGACCTGACGCAGGTCCTCGACGTCGTCCTCTCCCCGGACGGTGACCGGGTCGCGTACCTGGCCGACGAGTTCGACGCCGACGCGGACGAGCGCGTCGCCTCCCTGTTCGTCGTTCCGGCCGACGGCTCGCGCGAGCCCCACCGGCTCACCCGGGTCCCGGGCGCGGGAAGCCCGACGTGGGGGCCCGACGGCGACCGGCTCGCGTTCCTCGCCCCGCGCGAGGAGGACACCGAACGACGCGTCGGCGGGGACGACGCGGAATCGGACGCGGATGACGGGACGGACGGGGACGACGCCGGGGACGAGCCGGGCGGGCAGGCGGGCGACGACGAGGAGCCGAAACAGCAGGTGTGGCTGTTCGACCTCGCGCTCGGCGGCGACGCCCGCCAGGTCACCGAGTTCGAGGAGGGTGCAAAGGAGTTCGACTGGGGCCCCGAGGGCGAGCGGCTCGTCGTCGCCGCGCGCGACCCGACCGACGAGGAGTCGGCCTACCTCGACGAGCGGACGGAGGGCGGCCCGCTCGAGACCGAGCGCCTCCAGCACAAGCTCGACGGCGTCGGCTACACCGACACCGTCCGGACGTACCTCCACATGGTCGACGTCGACTCCGGCGAGGCGGAGAAACTCGAGGGCGCCCACGACGGCGGCGCGTTCGCGGACCTGAGTGGACTCCAGCCGGCCTGGGGGCCGACCGACCGCATCGCCTTCTGCGCGTACCACGGCGAGGACGGGGACGCGACGCTCGTCACGGACCTGTTCACGGTCGACCCCGGCGGGGGCGACCTGCGGAAACTCACGGACTCGGAGCTCTCGGTGGACTCCCCCTCGTGGTCGCCCTCGGGAGAACGGCTGGCGTTCGCCGGCGGCGACCCGGTGAACTGGTGCATCCCGACGCAGGCGCACGTCACCGCCGACGAGGCTGACGCGGGCTCCGAGTCGCTGACGGCCGACCTGGACCGGACGCTCGCCCGCGGCGCGCCGCTCGACTGGGCAGACGACGACACGCTGTACACGACCATCGGCGACGAGGCCCGGACCCGGCTGGTGCGGGTCTCGACCGACGGCGCGGTCGACCGCACGTTCGAGGCGCAGGGCGACGGTCGCGCGCTGGCGACCGTCGACGTGGGCGACGAGCGGACCGCGTTCACCTTCTCGCACCCGGGCGAGGGCCAGGACGTGTACGCGGTCGACACCGCGGACCTCGCCGGTGGTTCCGGGGCCGACTCGGCCACCGACCTGGACGCCGGCGCGGGGGAGGAGCCCGACTCGCTCGTCCGGCTCTCGGCGGTGAACGCCGGCCTCACCGACGAGTACGCGATGCCCGAGGCGCGGCGCGTGGAGTGGGAGAGCGACGGCGAGTCCATCTCGGGAATCGTGTACCACGACCCCGACGTCGACCCGGCCGACGGCGACCACCCGCTCGTCGTCGCCATCCACGGCGGGCCGGTGAGCTACGACGAGCCGGTCTTCTCGTTCGACCACGCGGTGCTCACCTCGCGGGGGTACGTCGTCCTCCGGCCGAACTACCGCGGCGGCTCCTCGTTCGGCCGCGACTTCTGCGAGGCGCTCCACGGCCAGTGGGGCACCCACGAGGTGACCGACGTCGCCAACGGCGTGGCGTCGATGGTCGAGCGGGGCTGGGTCGACCCCGAACGCGTGTTCGGCTACGGCTTCTCCTACGGCGGCATCGCGCAGGGCTTCCTCGTCACCCAGGAGCCGGAGCTGTTCACCGCCGCCGCGCCCGAGCACGGCATCTACGACCTCCGGTCGGCGTACGGCACCGACGACGCGCACCTCTGGATGGAAAACGAGTACGGCTACCCGTGGGAGGTGCCCGAGGAGATCGACGCCTCCTCGGCCATCACCGACGCGGGCAACATCGAGACGCCGCTGCTCGTCACGGCGGGCGGGGAGGACTGGCGCTGCCCGCCCTCGCAGTCCGAACAGCTCTACGTCGCGGCGAAGGCCCAGGGCGTCGACGCGCGACTGATTCTCTACGAGGACGAGCACCACGACATCGGCACGCCCGACCGGGCGATCCACCGCCTGGAGGAACTGACCGCGTGGTACGAGCGCCACGACCCCGCAGTGGATTCGGCCGACGCGACGGATCCGCACGGACGGGCCGACGAGGAGTAG
- a CDS encoding formate/nitrite transporter family protein → MDSADSSDESDPSGATLSYRNILEREMENALREMDRPLSGLFLSGVSAGLNLSFGALFMALVLTLSGGFDSALVRQTALAAASSVAFLFVVVGQTELFTAHSTLGVLPVLDGRSSTRDLGRLWAVTYASNLVGCAVFSVLLAGVVASRDVVSATAFGTLAGALVPLSWWAILLSGVLAGWLMGLVTWLSAASRDTIGRAAFVLLGTGAIGFGPFHHSILGTTEVLTALLLGQGITAGGFGHFLLWTTLGNVVGGTVFVGLLNYGHVALVGRDVDLEPEEEA, encoded by the coding sequence ATGGACTCGGCCGACTCGTCGGACGAGAGCGACCCGTCCGGGGCCACGCTCTCGTATCGGAACATCCTCGAGCGGGAGATGGAGAACGCGCTCCGGGAGATGGACCGCCCCCTGTCGGGGCTGTTCCTCTCGGGCGTCTCGGCGGGGTTGAACCTCAGCTTCGGGGCGCTGTTCATGGCGCTGGTGCTGACGCTCTCGGGCGGGTTCGACTCGGCGCTGGTTCGACAGACCGCGCTCGCGGCCGCCTCCTCGGTCGCGTTCCTGTTCGTCGTCGTCGGGCAGACGGAGCTGTTCACGGCCCACTCCACGCTCGGCGTGCTGCCGGTGCTCGACGGGCGCTCCTCGACCCGCGACCTCGGTCGGCTGTGGGCGGTCACGTACGCGTCGAACCTCGTCGGCTGTGCCGTCTTCTCCGTGCTGCTTGCCGGCGTCGTCGCCTCGCGTGACGTCGTCTCGGCCACGGCGTTCGGCACGCTCGCCGGGGCGCTCGTGCCGCTATCCTGGTGGGCGATACTGCTGAGCGGCGTGCTCGCGGGCTGGCTGATGGGGCTCGTGACGTGGCTCTCGGCGGCCAGCCGCGACACCATCGGTCGCGCGGCGTTCGTCCTACTCGGCACGGGCGCCATCGGGTTCGGCCCGTTCCACCACAGCATCCTCGGCACGACGGAGGTGCTGACCGCGCTGCTGCTGGGGCAGGGAATCACGGCCGGGGGCTTCGGCCACTTCCTGCTCTGGACGACGCTCGGGAACGTCGTCGGCGGGACGGTGTTCGTCGGACTGCTCAACTACGGCCACGTCGCGCTGGTCGGCCGCGACGTCGATCTCGAACCCGAGGAGGAGGCGTGA